From Pyxicephalus adspersus chromosome 7, UCB_Pads_2.0, whole genome shotgun sequence, a single genomic window includes:
- the LOC140334514 gene encoding QRFP-like peptide receptor, with amino-acid sequence MNFSVPTREYNYSPIDFFIKANLSMPMFGNDSKEFDVEELEKMLFLFVKEPVTISLTAMYVLSFVVGIIGNIMSIKVLTGKRTGRTSSLSATRSLLINLAICDLMVVCVCMPITVGNLIYKAWVYGDFLCRAVPFIQAVSVSASVLSLTVISVNRYYNVHNPLNARSFFTQRKIYGTIVVVWVLSSSICSPLIFMNKKEDIEIDPALPSLVFPICREIWPHVMFKQAYNFLLFCSLYCLPVLFNLVICFFTIRKLWSSSGNFKECDSRNQSLPVSRLKIRKKIAKMVVTLVSLFAISWLPVYMMDIWIDFNIPKPTQDDTPSPWILQLRPFAQWLGLTNSSLNPICYCFVGDLYRSAKHMKSIYHNRMVSLFSFSFSDGSPTSIPKLLSYKNSLNSTKRSKLNCPLSVGENCESCYPAITVCEAPALTSHPLS; translated from the coding sequence ATGAATTTCTCTGTCCCCACTCGAGAGTACAACTATTCCCCAATAGACTTCTTTATAAAGGCTAATCTGTCCATGCCAATGTTTGGAAATGACAGCAAAGAGTTTGATGTGGAAGAATTGGAGAAAATGCTTTTCCTTTTCGTTAAAGAACCCGTAACCATCAGCCTTACTGCCATGTATGTCCTGTCCTTTGTAGTGGGGATTATCGGAAATATAATGTCTATAAAAGTTCTGACTGGAAAAAGGACTGGTAGGACATCCAGTCTAAGTGCCACCAGAAGTCTTCTGATTAATTTGGCTATTTGTGACCTCATGGTGGTTTGTGTCTGCATGCCCATTACTGTTGGGAACTTGATATACAAAGCCTGGGTATATGGAGACTTTCTCTGTAGGGCAGTACCCTTTATCCAAGCCGTTTCTGTTTCAGCCAGTGTGCTTAGTCTAACAGTTATTAGTGTAAACAGGTATTATAATGTGCACAACCCACTGAATGCTAGATCATTTTTTACCCAAAGGAAAATATATGGCACCATTGTTGTGGTTTGGGTATTATCCTCCAGTATCTGCTCTCCACTCATATTCATGAATAAAAAGGAAGATATAGAGATAGATCCAGCTTTGCCTTCTTTAGTGTTTCCTATCTGTAGAGAGATCTGGCCACATGTTATGTTCAAACAGGCCTACAACTTCCTTTTGTTCTGCTCCTTGTACTGCCTACCTGTCCTTTTCAACTTGGTCATTTGTTTCTTTACCATACGAAAACTGTGGAGCTCTTCCGGAAATTTTAAAGAATGTGATTCTAGAAACCAGTCTTTGCCAGTTTCCCGCCTCAAGATCAGAAAGAAGATTGCCAAAATGGTGGTCACTTTGGTGTCACTTTTTGCCATTTCATGGCTTCCTGTCTACATGATGGACATATGGATTGATTTCAACATCCCGAAACCAACACAAGATGATACTCCATCACCATGGATCCTTCAGCTAAGGCCTTTTGCTCAGTGGCTTGGACTTACTAATTCCAGCCTCAATCCAATTTGCTATTGTTTTGTTGGAGACCTTTATCGGTCAGCCAAGCATATGAAAAGCATATACCACAATAGGATGGTTTCACTGTTTAGCTTCTCCTTTTCTGATGGATCGCCAACATCAATTCCCAAGCTCCTGTCTTACAAGAACTCATTGAATTCCACTAAAAGGTCCAAACTGAATTGCCCATTGTCTGTGGGGGAGAACTGTGAAAGTTGCTACCCAGCGATCACTGTGTGCGAAGCACCTGCTCTGACCAGCCATCCATTGTCCTAG